One Micromonospora sp. WMMD1120 genomic region harbors:
- a CDS encoding gas vesicle protein K translates to MSTRDEAAELAAALGARSWQPPRVTPLDRRIEVDRNSVERGLASLVLTVVELLRQLMERQALRRVDVGDLTAEQIERIGVTLLALEEQMVGLREHFGLAPEDLNVDLGPLGPLLPTD, encoded by the coding sequence GTGAGCACGCGGGACGAGGCGGCCGAGTTGGCCGCCGCGCTGGGCGCACGGTCGTGGCAGCCGCCCCGGGTGACGCCGCTGGACCGCCGGATCGAGGTGGACCGGAACTCGGTCGAGCGGGGACTGGCGAGCCTGGTGCTCACCGTGGTCGAGCTGCTGCGCCAGCTCATGGAACGGCAGGCCCTGCGCCGGGTGGACGTCGGGGACCTCACCGCGGAGCAGATCGAGCGCATCGGGGTGACGCTGCTGGCCCTGGAGGAGCAGATGGTCGGGCTGCGTGAGCACTTCGGGCTCGCCCCGGAGGACCTGAACGTCGACCTCGGCCCACTCGGCCCGCTCCTGCCCACCGACTGA
- a CDS encoding ATP/GTP-binding protein has translation MDSVRSPEWPVPPLGGVAANSAAARYGTSPTTGPVVGRASPQPSAPPPYRAPSGPASAPPPTGRSTAPPIPVKILVAGGFGVGKTTTVGAISEIAPLTTEAEMTTAGIGVDDPGARSGKTTTTVAMDFGCVTIDRSLKLYLFGTPGQARFGFMWDDLARGALGALVVVDSARLDDCFPAVDFFERAGLPFVVGVNAFDGRLALELGEIRWALAIGDHVPLVQFDARDRLSVRDALLVVLDRALERATRDRRT, from the coding sequence ATGGACTCCGTGCGATCTCCTGAATGGCCGGTCCCCCCGCTCGGCGGGGTCGCCGCGAACAGCGCCGCCGCCCGTTACGGCACGTCCCCGACCACCGGGCCCGTCGTCGGGCGGGCCAGCCCACAACCGAGCGCCCCGCCGCCGTACCGGGCGCCGTCCGGTCCGGCGTCCGCGCCGCCACCGACCGGCCGGTCGACAGCGCCGCCGATCCCGGTCAAGATCCTGGTCGCCGGTGGTTTCGGGGTGGGCAAGACCACCACCGTCGGTGCGATCTCCGAAATCGCTCCGCTGACCACCGAGGCCGAGATGACCACCGCCGGGATCGGCGTGGACGACCCCGGTGCCCGGTCCGGCAAGACCACCACCACAGTGGCGATGGACTTCGGCTGCGTGACGATCGACCGCAGCCTCAAGCTCTACCTGTTCGGTACGCCGGGGCAGGCCCGGTTCGGCTTCATGTGGGACGACCTCGCCCGGGGGGCGTTGGGCGCGCTGGTGGTGGTGGACAGCGCCCGGCTGGACGACTGCTTTCCGGCTGTCGACTTCTTCGAGCGGGCCGGCCTGCCGTTCGTCGTCGGGGTCAACGCGTTCGACGGGCGGTTGGCCCTGGAACTCGGCGAGATCCGTTGGGCGCTGGCCATCGGCGACCACGTACCCCTGGTGCAGTTCGACGCGCGGGACCGGCTCTCGGTGCGGGACGCTCTGCTGGTGGTCCTGGACCGGGCGTTGGAACGCGCCACCCGGGACAGGAGGACCTGA
- a CDS encoding nitrate- and nitrite sensing domain-containing protein: MLLGRLRIRGKLALLVVIPLLSMVGLAVPVMLDRVDAAQRAGDTAERVRLASRVGTLVQDLQQERILSIGYLLGRVDRSELVRKSADVDDRIADLRAGGNDALTSRVNQALNGVASLVDVRTAVLARVAKPAQVMTAFGPVNLGIIDSLRLVVGVDTDTLPGRQVLALDGLLRADEGLAACATLSLLVKAVGTPDTTSGYVACIAALQVHSARFRSLITPEQLSVAQLNDAAVAARTSPDFLVRSARDPAAAVRPVPMEALFPAVRTMIRLGQFVEKKIVADVLAEVTAEQRRALTAAYLVGAAAALILTLVVLLSVAVARTVARPLTRLTRSADRVARVAEAELVRVTDDETESPQAVRLDPVDVRTNDEIGDLARAFDRVQNTAARLVERQVAGRRNVAQMFGHVGRRTQNLVGRQIALIDRLEQQEADPGRLEHLYRLDHISSRLRRNAGSLVVLSGSAGADAYTAPVPLADVVRLALGEIEDYTRVEVRVPPDLAAAPAVVGDLILALAELMENATVFSPPHTRVLVSAEASGVGARITVVDHGIGMSEQRLAEENARLTRRERLDLAPTEVLGLFVVGRLARRHGWVVELSATGGGGITAQMEIPSTSLVPHRTAERAGVAVARAAVPARPTAAPLDGEPDPQARTAVAVAARFDSDLLDRATRSLDAAPSWDAFGRSRSEQAAGTEAEAAQPASKPAAPRVRQRVPGASLPASTAPARPVDVTDADPAAAQALVEAFQAGVRRAELTVTVDLPSTPGGAGPTVTIGGGPVDSAPQRPRLNRRVPGANLSTVPACQPPSPHLGDPAEVRALINEFEEGVARALRDISPDYRNEEGSSR, encoded by the coding sequence ATGCTGCTCGGTAGGCTCCGCATCCGCGGCAAACTCGCGCTGCTCGTGGTGATCCCCCTGCTCAGCATGGTCGGCCTGGCCGTGCCGGTGATGCTCGACCGGGTCGACGCGGCGCAGCGGGCCGGCGACACCGCCGAGCGGGTACGCCTCGCCAGCCGGGTCGGCACCCTGGTGCAGGACCTCCAGCAGGAACGCATCCTCTCCATCGGTTACCTGCTCGGCCGGGTCGACCGCAGCGAACTGGTCCGCAAGTCCGCCGACGTGGACGACCGGATCGCCGACCTCCGCGCGGGTGGCAACGACGCGCTGACCAGCCGGGTGAACCAGGCCCTCAACGGGGTGGCCAGCCTGGTCGACGTACGGACGGCGGTGCTGGCCCGGGTGGCGAAGCCGGCACAGGTGATGACCGCGTTCGGCCCGGTCAACCTCGGGATCATCGACTCGCTGCGGCTGGTGGTGGGGGTGGACACCGACACGTTGCCGGGCCGGCAGGTGCTCGCGCTCGACGGGCTGCTCCGCGCCGACGAGGGGCTGGCCGCCTGTGCCACCCTGAGCCTGCTGGTCAAGGCCGTCGGCACTCCGGACACCACCTCCGGTTACGTGGCGTGCATCGCCGCGCTCCAGGTCCACAGCGCGCGCTTCCGCAGCCTGATCACCCCCGAGCAACTCAGCGTGGCGCAGCTCAACGACGCGGCGGTGGCCGCGCGTACCAGCCCCGACTTCCTGGTCAGAAGCGCCCGGGACCCGGCCGCCGCGGTCCGCCCGGTGCCGATGGAGGCGCTGTTCCCGGCCGTCCGCACGATGATCCGCCTCGGCCAGTTCGTGGAGAAGAAGATCGTCGCCGACGTGCTCGCCGAGGTGACGGCCGAGCAGCGGCGCGCGCTGACCGCCGCGTACCTGGTCGGCGCCGCGGCGGCGCTGATCCTGACACTCGTCGTGCTGCTCAGCGTGGCGGTCGCGCGGACCGTCGCCCGGCCGCTGACCCGCCTGACCCGCTCGGCCGACCGGGTCGCCCGGGTCGCCGAGGCGGAGCTGGTCCGGGTCACCGACGACGAGACGGAGAGCCCGCAAGCGGTCCGGTTGGACCCGGTGGACGTGCGCACCAACGACGAGATCGGCGACCTGGCACGGGCCTTCGACCGGGTGCAGAACACCGCGGCCCGGCTCGTCGAACGGCAGGTCGCCGGCCGACGCAACGTCGCGCAGATGTTCGGCCACGTCGGGCGGCGTACGCAGAACCTGGTCGGTCGGCAGATCGCGCTGATCGACCGGCTGGAGCAGCAGGAGGCCGACCCGGGTCGGCTGGAGCACCTGTACCGACTCGACCACATCTCCAGCCGGTTGCGGCGCAACGCGGGCAGCCTGGTGGTGCTCTCCGGGTCGGCCGGCGCCGACGCGTACACCGCGCCGGTGCCCCTGGCCGACGTCGTCCGGCTGGCGCTCGGCGAGATCGAGGACTACACCCGGGTCGAGGTGCGGGTGCCGCCGGACCTCGCCGCGGCGCCGGCGGTGGTCGGTGACCTGATCCTGGCGCTCGCCGAGCTGATGGAGAACGCGACGGTCTTCTCCCCGCCGCACACCCGGGTGCTGGTGTCCGCCGAGGCGTCCGGCGTCGGCGCCCGCATCACGGTGGTGGACCACGGCATCGGGATGAGCGAGCAGCGGCTGGCCGAGGAGAACGCCCGGCTCACCCGCCGGGAACGGCTCGACCTCGCCCCGACCGAGGTGCTCGGTCTCTTCGTGGTGGGCCGGCTGGCCCGCCGTCACGGGTGGGTGGTCGAGCTGTCCGCCACCGGCGGTGGAGGGATCACCGCGCAGATGGAGATCCCGTCGACGTCACTGGTGCCGCACCGCACCGCCGAGCGCGCCGGTGTCGCGGTGGCCCGCGCCGCCGTGCCGGCGCGGCCCACGGCGGCACCGCTCGACGGCGAGCCGGACCCGCAGGCCCGGACTGCGGTGGCGGTGGCCGCCCGCTTCGACTCGGACCTGCTCGACCGGGCCACCCGCAGCCTGGACGCCGCCCCGTCCTGGGACGCGTTCGGCCGGAGCCGGTCGGAGCAGGCCGCCGGGACCGAAGCCGAAGCGGCGCAACCGGCGAGCAAGCCGGCCGCGCCCCGGGTCCGGCAACGGGTGCCGGGTGCCAGCCTGCCCGCCAGCACCGCGCCGGCCCGGCCGGTGGACGTCACCGACGCGGACCCCGCCGCCGCCCAGGCGCTCGTCGAGGCGTTCCAGGCCGGCGTACGCCGAGCCGAGCTGACGGTGACTGTCGACCTGCCGAGCACGCCGGGCGGCGCCGGTCCCACTGTGACGATCGGCGGCGGCCCGGTCGACAGCGCCCCGCAACGCCCCCGACTCAATCGGCGGGTGCCGGGGGCCAACCTGAGCACCGTGCCGGCGTGCCAACCGCCCAGCCCCCACCTCGGTGACCCGGCCGAGGTCCGCGCCCTGATCAACGAGTTCGAGGAGGGCGTCGCCCGCGCTCTCCGCGACATCAGCCCCGACTACCGGAACGAAGAAGGATCATCACGGTGA
- a CDS encoding roadblock/LC7 domain-containing protein, translating into MTSPFLHENVDQSQPGANGDLSPEARTFNWLLDSFTSSTAGVVEAIAVSSDGLLMAMSAIKDRSNAERLAAVVSGMTSLAGGAASWYALGGLNRVIVDMADGYLLISSISSGSVLGVVADRSANLGTVAYEMTLFAGRAGGALTPRLIAELKNAVQQ; encoded by the coding sequence GTGACCAGCCCCTTCCTGCACGAGAACGTCGACCAGAGCCAGCCCGGCGCGAATGGGGACCTCAGCCCCGAGGCCCGTACGTTCAACTGGCTGTTGGACTCCTTCACCTCCAGCACGGCCGGGGTCGTGGAGGCGATCGCCGTCTCCTCCGACGGACTGCTGATGGCCATGTCGGCGATCAAGGACCGGTCCAACGCCGAGCGGCTGGCCGCCGTGGTGTCCGGCATGACCAGCCTCGCCGGCGGGGCGGCCAGCTGGTACGCGCTGGGCGGGCTGAACCGGGTGATCGTCGACATGGCCGACGGTTACCTGCTGATCAGCTCGATCAGCAGCGGCTCCGTGCTGGGGGTGGTCGCCGACCGGTCGGCGAACCTGGGCACCGTCGCGTACGAGATGACGCTCTTCGCGGGCCGGGCCGGTGGCGCCCTGACGCCACGGCTGATCGCCGAGTTGAAGAACGCCGTCCAGCAGTGA
- a CDS encoding AAA family ATPase, with protein MAQPELTLTASLRPAALDARRGIVRLHPEALTALGLRPGDPVRLAGRRETAGIAAAAEPAASNLLLYADDLTLGNLGLRDGGQVRVSPVPLASADRVVLAGPVEVVAAVSPEMLRLALLGKVLTAGDDVSLLPQDVLPDASVRGLVEAARRSLANTVGVAWTSTLLRVVAVEPAAGALVTMGTAVGWEHRAVTHTGPAAAGVAPARTSGGAVEVGTDDAPDVDELPGLRAQAEELTELLDLGFHHREVLGRLGTTVSLGVLLVGPAGSGKAALVRAVAARVGARVHPLWAPEVAALANQAAAERLRDAGRAARSGGPAVLLVTDVEALAPADDPGPVATVFRQVLADCVRAGVAVVCATGRPEAVDPALRAPDLLSLRINVPLPDQPMRREQLTVLTRQVPLADDVRLDEVAARTPGFVAADLAALVREAGVRAALRQKSAATPTVSMADFTAALEVVRPTTMAASTLDLASVTLDDVGGLDEVKQTLTESVLWPLTYPDTFARLGVRPPRGVLLYGPPGCGKTYLVTALAGSGRANVLSVKGAELLSKWVGESERAVRELFRRAREAAPTLIFLDEVDALAPVRGQATDGGTTDRVVAALLTELDGVETLRNVVVVGATNRPDLIDPALLRPGRLERLVYVPPPDGPARAEILRAASRQVPLAPDVDLAALGEELSGFSAADCAALVREAALAAMRESLAAATVTAAHVATARARVRPSLDPGQVAWLAAYAAGRE; from the coding sequence GTGGCGCAACCCGAGCTGACCCTGACGGCGAGCCTGCGGCCGGCCGCGCTGGACGCCCGACGGGGCATCGTGCGACTGCATCCGGAGGCCCTCACCGCGCTGGGGCTGCGTCCCGGCGACCCGGTCCGGCTGGCCGGCCGCCGGGAGACGGCCGGCATCGCCGCGGCGGCCGAGCCGGCAGCGAGCAACCTCCTGCTGTACGCGGACGACCTGACGCTGGGCAACCTGGGTCTGCGCGACGGGGGCCAGGTGCGGGTGAGCCCGGTGCCGCTGGCTTCGGCCGACCGGGTCGTCCTGGCCGGCCCGGTCGAGGTGGTCGCGGCGGTGAGCCCTGAGATGCTCCGGCTCGCCCTGCTGGGCAAGGTGCTCACCGCCGGCGACGACGTGTCGCTGCTGCCGCAGGACGTGCTGCCGGACGCCTCGGTACGCGGCCTGGTCGAGGCGGCCCGACGCAGCCTGGCCAACACCGTTGGTGTCGCCTGGACCAGCACCCTGCTGCGGGTGGTGGCGGTCGAGCCGGCCGCCGGTGCGCTGGTCACCATGGGCACGGCGGTCGGTTGGGAGCACCGCGCGGTGACGCACACCGGCCCCGCAGCGGCCGGTGTCGCACCGGCCCGAACGTCCGGCGGCGCGGTGGAGGTCGGCACTGACGACGCGCCCGACGTGGACGAGCTGCCCGGCCTGCGGGCGCAGGCGGAGGAGCTGACCGAACTGCTCGACCTCGGCTTCCACCACCGTGAGGTGCTGGGTCGGCTGGGCACCACCGTCTCGCTGGGGGTGCTGCTCGTCGGCCCGGCGGGGTCCGGGAAGGCGGCGCTGGTCCGGGCCGTCGCCGCGCGGGTCGGCGCCCGCGTCCACCCGCTCTGGGCGCCCGAGGTGGCCGCGCTCGCCAACCAGGCCGCCGCCGAGCGGCTGCGCGACGCGGGCCGGGCGGCCCGCTCCGGCGGTCCGGCGGTGCTGCTGGTCACCGACGTCGAGGCGCTCGCCCCGGCGGACGATCCCGGTCCGGTGGCGACGGTGTTCCGCCAGGTGCTGGCGGACTGCGTCCGCGCCGGTGTCGCGGTGGTCTGCGCGACCGGCCGACCGGAGGCCGTGGACCCCGCGCTGCGCGCCCCCGACCTGCTGTCGCTGCGGATCAACGTCCCGCTTCCGGACCAGCCGATGCGCCGCGAACAGCTCACCGTGCTGACCCGGCAGGTGCCGCTCGCCGACGACGTCCGGCTCGACGAGGTGGCCGCGCGTACCCCGGGGTTCGTCGCGGCGGACCTGGCCGCGTTGGTCCGGGAGGCCGGGGTACGCGCGGCGTTGCGGCAGAAGTCGGCGGCGACGCCGACGGTGTCGATGGCCGACTTCACCGCCGCCCTGGAGGTGGTACGCCCCACCACGATGGCCGCCTCCACCCTGGACCTCGCGTCGGTGACCCTCGACGACGTGGGTGGCCTGGACGAGGTCAAGCAGACGCTCACCGAGTCGGTGCTGTGGCCGCTCACCTACCCGGACACCTTCGCCCGGCTCGGGGTGCGACCGCCGCGTGGTGTGCTGCTCTACGGGCCGCCAGGCTGCGGCAAGACCTACCTGGTCACCGCCCTCGCCGGGTCGGGGCGGGCGAACGTGCTGTCGGTGAAGGGCGCGGAGCTGCTCTCCAAGTGGGTCGGCGAGAGCGAACGCGCCGTCCGCGAGCTGTTCCGCCGGGCCCGGGAGGCGGCCCCCACGCTGATCTTCCTGGACGAGGTGGACGCGTTGGCCCCGGTACGCGGCCAGGCCACCGACGGCGGCACCACGGACCGGGTGGTCGCCGCCCTGCTCACCGAACTGGACGGGGTGGAGACGCTGCGCAACGTCGTGGTGGTCGGCGCGACGAACCGGCCGGACCTCATCGACCCGGCGCTGCTGCGCCCCGGCCGGTTGGAGCGGCTGGTCTACGTGCCGCCACCGGACGGGCCGGCCCGTGCGGAGATCCTGCGGGCCGCGTCCCGGCAGGTGCCGTTGGCGCCGGACGTGGACCTGGCCGCCCTCGGCGAGGAGCTGTCCGGCTTCTCCGCCGCGGACTGCGCGGCGCTGGTCCGGGAGGCGGCGCTGGCCGCGATGCGGGAGTCGCTCGCCGCCGCCACCGTCACCGCCGCGCACGTGGCGACAGCGCGGGCCCGGGTACGCCCGTCGCTGGACCCGGGCCAGGTCGCCTGGCTGGCCGCGTACGCCGCCGGGCGGGAGTGA
- a CDS encoding DUF742 domain-containing protein: MTPDVAGEDPDPEPRVRIRPYLRTPPTGDGSAPALPTPDEERPSGPRPFVLTSGRVAGADPAIGLETQVTVRADGGWWTGSPHALLAPELQAIIALCAEPISVAEISARTRLQFGVTRVLVGDLSAAGHLDVHVTDTDSAVDPDLILRVIDGLRAIS, from the coding sequence GTGACGCCCGACGTCGCCGGCGAGGATCCGGACCCGGAACCGAGGGTCCGCATCCGCCCGTACCTGCGTACGCCACCGACCGGGGACGGCTCGGCTCCGGCCCTGCCCACGCCGGACGAGGAGCGGCCCTCGGGGCCCCGCCCGTTCGTGCTCACCTCCGGCCGGGTGGCGGGCGCGGACCCGGCGATCGGGCTGGAGACGCAGGTGACAGTCCGCGCGGACGGCGGCTGGTGGACCGGCTCTCCGCACGCGCTGCTGGCGCCCGAACTCCAGGCGATCATCGCGCTCTGCGCCGAACCGATCTCGGTGGCGGAGATCTCCGCCCGGACCCGACTCCAGTTCGGCGTGACCCGGGTCCTGGTCGGCGACCTGAGTGCCGCCGGGCACCTGGACGTGCACGTCACCGACACCGACAGCGCTGTCGACCCCGACCTCATCCTGCGAGTGATTGATGGACTCCGTGCGATCTCCTGA
- a CDS encoding gas vesicle protein: MTTTLAPSSADDPSAYRPVALVDLLDRVLASGVVISGDLTLAIADVDLVRISLRALVASVDALTPTEDAR, encoded by the coding sequence GTGACCACCACGCTCGCGCCCAGCAGCGCGGACGACCCGTCGGCGTACCGGCCGGTCGCCCTTGTCGACCTGCTCGACCGGGTCCTCGCCAGCGGTGTGGTGATCAGCGGGGACCTCACCCTGGCCATCGCCGACGTGGATCTGGTCCGGATCTCGCTGCGCGCGCTGGTCGCCTCGGTGGACGCCCTGACCCCGACGGAGGACGCCCGGTGA
- a CDS encoding alpha/beta fold hydrolase, giving the protein MTTPSPAAWFRRALPTRRRAIAALAVVVLVAAAVGWAAWPQGPGVRTESAMLTVRSGPSGDQPVDLDTTLYLPDDASAGRKVPAVLLAHGFGGTKESVRSDAEEFAGRGYAVLTWTARGFGRSGGEIHLDSPDYEVRDASGLLDWLAARPEVRTDAAGDPRVGVVGGSYGGGLALLLAAQDRRVDAIVPMITWNDLSRAFLPESTGGAPTEGVFKKGWAGLFFGGGGNVGSGPAGVSGVTAAQPQGAPASAGPPSPDPGAGPGTGPSTAPSGAGNPSCGRFAADVCAAYLRIATTGRADQAAVDLLRRSSPAGVLDRITAPTLLVQGEADTLFPLAEADANARGIAATGTPVRVAWFTGGHDGGAGPRSDSDRVKFLTVQWLDHYVKGEGDAPGDDFTWSRIAGFDALDRGLVATGFRRADYPGLAGNSRREVAVVGPAQPIANPPNGNPAAISSLPFAGGLTSLLDGVAGDVPGQHARFESAPLTEAVDIAGAPTVTVRAASPTGEAVLFVKLYDVDPDGAATLPNGLVAPIRLTGLPQRVQDARPVTVTLPGIVRRVEAGHRLRLVVATSDQAYTTPAEPTVYTVAADGAVTLPTVDGEPIPTAATVWRWVLGGLLAAIAVGLVVVVAVVRRRHRRQDRSVHPEYADTPLAVRALRKEYADGFVAVSNVDFEVHPGQVVGLLGPNGAGKTTTLRVLMGLTQPTAGEIYVFGRRLVPGSPVLSRIGALVEGPGFLPHLSGLDNLKAYWRATGRPWEDARFDQALEIAGLGDSVHRKIKNYSHGMRQRLAIAQAMLGLPELLVLDEPTDGLDPPQIAEMRRVLQRYATDGRAVLVSSHLLAEVEQTCTHAVVVNKGRIVASGPVEEIVGESPSVLFDVSDPVAARAVLDRLHGVRVLPESDGQLVVDTNGTARSEVVAELVRAGVGVDRVVPRRRLEDAFLALVGENSRGSGDR; this is encoded by the coding sequence ATGACAACGCCGTCGCCGGCCGCGTGGTTCCGGCGTGCCCTCCCCACCCGCCGCCGTGCGATCGCCGCTCTGGCGGTCGTCGTGCTGGTGGCCGCCGCCGTCGGCTGGGCGGCCTGGCCGCAGGGACCGGGTGTACGCACCGAGAGCGCGATGCTCACCGTCCGCTCCGGACCGTCCGGCGACCAGCCGGTGGACCTGGACACCACCCTCTATCTGCCGGACGACGCCTCGGCCGGTCGCAAGGTCCCGGCGGTCCTGCTCGCGCACGGGTTCGGCGGCACGAAGGAGTCGGTGCGCTCCGACGCGGAGGAGTTCGCCGGGCGCGGCTACGCGGTGCTGACCTGGACCGCGCGGGGTTTCGGCCGCAGCGGCGGGGAGATCCACCTGGACAGCCCGGACTACGAGGTACGGGACGCGTCCGGGCTGCTGGACTGGTTGGCCGCCCGCCCCGAGGTGCGTACCGACGCCGCCGGTGACCCCCGGGTCGGCGTGGTCGGCGGCTCGTACGGTGGCGGCCTGGCGCTGCTGCTGGCCGCCCAGGACCGGCGGGTCGACGCGATCGTCCCGATGATCACCTGGAACGACCTGTCCCGGGCGTTCCTGCCGGAGAGCACCGGTGGGGCGCCGACCGAGGGCGTCTTCAAGAAGGGGTGGGCCGGCCTCTTCTTCGGTGGTGGCGGCAACGTGGGCTCCGGCCCGGCAGGTGTGTCGGGTGTGACCGCCGCCCAGCCGCAGGGCGCGCCGGCGTCGGCCGGCCCGCCCAGCCCCGACCCGGGCGCCGGGCCGGGCACCGGTCCCAGCACCGCCCCGAGTGGTGCGGGCAATCCGTCCTGCGGGCGGTTCGCCGCCGACGTGTGCGCCGCGTACCTGCGCATCGCCACCACCGGACGCGCCGACCAGGCCGCCGTGGACCTGCTGCGCCGGTCCAGCCCGGCGGGCGTGCTGGACCGGATCACGGCGCCCACCCTGCTGGTGCAGGGCGAGGCGGACACCCTCTTCCCGCTCGCCGAGGCGGACGCCAACGCGCGCGGCATCGCCGCCACCGGCACCCCGGTCCGGGTCGCCTGGTTCACCGGCGGGCACGACGGCGGCGCCGGGCCCCGATCCGACTCCGACCGGGTGAAGTTCCTGACCGTGCAGTGGCTCGACCACTACGTCAAGGGCGAGGGCGACGCGCCGGGCGACGACTTCACCTGGTCCCGGATCGCCGGCTTCGACGCGCTCGACCGCGGGCTGGTCGCCACCGGGTTCCGCCGCGCCGACTACCCCGGCCTGGCCGGCAACAGCCGCCGGGAGGTGGCGGTGGTCGGCCCGGCCCAGCCGATCGCGAACCCACCGAACGGCAACCCGGCCGCCATCTCGTCGCTCCCGTTCGCGGGCGGGCTCACCTCGCTGCTCGACGGGGTGGCCGGTGACGTGCCCGGCCAGCACGCCCGGTTCGAGTCCGCCCCGCTGACCGAGGCGGTCGACATCGCCGGCGCGCCCACCGTCACGGTGCGGGCCGCGTCGCCGACCGGGGAGGCGGTGCTCTTCGTCAAGCTCTACGACGTCGACCCGGACGGCGCGGCGACCCTGCCGAACGGCCTGGTCGCCCCGATCCGCCTCACCGGCCTGCCGCAGCGGGTGCAGGACGCCCGACCGGTCACCGTGACGCTGCCCGGCATCGTCCGCCGGGTGGAGGCCGGCCACCGGTTGCGCCTGGTGGTGGCCACCTCCGACCAGGCGTACACCACGCCGGCCGAGCCCACCGTCTACACGGTGGCGGCGGACGGCGCCGTCACACTGCCCACCGTCGACGGCGAGCCGATCCCCACCGCCGCGACCGTCTGGCGTTGGGTGCTCGGCGGCCTGCTCGCGGCCATCGCGGTCGGGCTCGTCGTGGTCGTCGCCGTGGTCCGCCGCCGGCACCGCCGCCAGGACCGCTCGGTGCATCCGGAGTACGCGGACACCCCGCTGGCCGTGCGCGCGCTGCGCAAGGAGTACGCGGACGGCTTCGTCGCCGTGTCGAACGTGGACTTCGAGGTGCACCCCGGGCAGGTGGTGGGCCTGCTCGGGCCGAACGGCGCCGGAAAGACGACCACCCTGCGGGTGCTGATGGGGCTGACCCAGCCGACGGCGGGGGAGATCTACGTCTTCGGTCGCCGGTTGGTGCCCGGCTCGCCGGTGCTGTCCCGGATCGGCGCGCTGGTGGAGGGGCCGGGCTTCCTGCCGCACCTGTCCGGGTTGGACAACCTCAAGGCGTACTGGCGGGCCACCGGCCGGCCGTGGGAGGACGCGCGGTTCGACCAGGCGCTGGAGATCGCCGGGCTGGGCGACTCCGTACACCGGAAGATCAAGAACTACAGCCACGGGATGCGTCAGCGGCTGGCCATCGCCCAGGCCATGCTCGGCCTGCCCGAGTTGCTGGTGCTGGACGAGCCGACCGACGGGCTCGACCCGCCGCAGATCGCCGAGATGCGCCGGGTGCTCCAGCGGTACGCCACCGACGGCCGGGCGGTGCTGGTCTCCAGCCACCTGCTGGCCGAGGTGGAGCAGACCTGCACGCACGCGGTGGTGGTGAACAAGGGCCGGATCGTGGCGTCCGGGCCGGTGGAGGAGATCGTCGGCGAGTCGCCGAGCGTGCTCTTCGACGTCAGCGACCCGGTCGCGGCCCGTGCCGTGCTGGACCGGCTGCACGGTGTCCGGGTGTTGCCGGAGAGCGACGGTCAGCTCGTGGTCGACACCAACGGCACGGCCCGCAGCGAGGTCGTGGCGGAGTTGGTGCGCGCCGGTGTCGGGGTGGACCGGGTGGTGCCCCGGCGGCGCCTGGAGGACGCGTTCCTCGCCCTGGTGGGCGAGAACTCTCGGGGAAGCGGTGACCGGTGA